A genomic region of Corticium candelabrum chromosome 6, ooCorCand1.1, whole genome shotgun sequence contains the following coding sequences:
- the LOC134181321 gene encoding uncharacterized protein LOC134181321, giving the protein MVVVIPFLLLLFFSLGVSSAQEDAQKFGYLSLTSDDNPNLLVESPRSIIAACNGWLDTSHCAIKQDLSRGLILHYTFDNASNLAQDSTENGYDGNVVGLLTQTTGVIGSGVYFNGTFSDKKEHHYIELPNVVNTRAYTVSLWANLSVPESHNSLFMLHGGQGFQNSNGELRYNWPASNLWIFTSHGKLAVIQARVDLRYVDFPLPVGSTVPDLVPRMSKSPLLVTSSWHHIAVTFSEGRLSAYVDGYLVYEFINVNSVPVTPKSQRVYVGDCLCQHTSHPDSYEIKGTLDDLRVYSRALSSVEVKQLVMQAQMS; this is encoded by the coding sequence ATGGTTGTGGTTATCCCCTTTCTGTTGCTCTTATTCTTCTCCCTTGGTGTCTCTTCTGCGCAAGAAGACGCTCAGAAGTTTGGCTATCTTTCCCTCACGAGTGACGACAATCCGAATCTTCTCGTAGAATCACCTCGCAGCATCATTGCAGCCTGCAACGGCTGGCTCGACACCAGTCACTGCGCAATCAAACAGGACCTGTCACGAGGATTGATACTACACTATACGTTCGACAATGCGAGCAATCTAGCTCAGGATTCGACCGAAAATGGCTACGACGGGAACGTCGTCGGCCTGTTGACGCAAACCACGGGTGTGATTGGGTCCGGGGTCTACTTTAACGGCACATTCAGCGACAAGAAAGAGCATCACTACATTGAGCTACCCAATGTCGTCAACACACGTGCCTACACTGTAAGCTTGTGGGCCAACTTGAGCGTTCCGGAAAGCCACAACAGTCTGTTCATGCTTCACGGAGGACAAGGGTTTCAGAACTCAAACGGAGAGCTACGATATAATTGGCCGGCGTCTAATCTGTGGATCTTTACTAGTCACGGAAAACTGGCGGTTATTCAAGCACGAGTGGACCTTCGATACGTTGACTTTCCGCTACCTGTCGGCAGTACCGTACCTGACCTTGTACCTCGAATGAGTAAATCTCCCTTACTGGTTACCTCCTCTTGGCATCATATTGCTGTAACGTTTTCTGAAGGACGTCTTAGTGCTTATGTCGATGGCTATTTGGTTTACGAATTCATCAACGTGAATTCGGTTCCAGTGACGCCAAAATCTCAACGTGTGTACGTTGGAGATTGTTTGTGTCAGCATACAAGCCATCCCGATTCTTACGAGATCAAAGGAACCCTAGACGATCTTCGCGTTTACAGTCGTGCATTAAGTTCTGTCGAGGTAAAGCAGTTGGTCATGCAAGCACAGATGTCGTGA
- the LOC134180900 gene encoding uncharacterized protein LOC134180900 produces the protein MTRSCEPSAAVAIFCNSEQQIQRTPGPKEAEGRRSSLTLHTDSSCSSADRSRSSTPVATSITATTSVHQWGKTETLLLLSLYVVHKEELTDKKTKKRCVWKKIAEELTRKGYCVTSLQCENRWKTLKALFRRTIDHNKKTGRDPRTCDFFEELKDILGDRPEVEPVRVASSYSYADETANNSSYDACYHGDTEQLFDDKADAEDTGNPPAAKKQAREKGQNSATNSTRKAGTKRDIVQLIEHIEQQRYEQEKEKLKVLKEMQTERMTVMKSLVDTLKVIADRH, from the exons ATGACACGCTCTTGTGAACCGTCTGCAGCTGTAGCTATCTTCTGTAACAGCGAACAACAAATTCAGAGGACTCCGGGACCTAAAGAGGCTGAGGGGAGACGTTCCAGTCTAACCCTACATACTGATTCGTCTTGTTCGTCTGCTGATAGAAGCAGATCATCCACACCTGTAGCTACCAGCATTACAGCTACTACTAGTGTCCATCAGTGGGGTAAAACGGAAACCTTGCTTCTTCTCAGTCTCTACGTGGTCCACAAAGAAgaattgacagacaagaagacaaagaaacgGTGTGTGTGGAAGAAGATTGCAGAAGAACTGACAAGGAAGGGATATTGCGTAACTAGTTTGCAGTGTGAGAATCGGTGGAAAACGCTGAAGGCATTGTTCCGCCGCACAATAGAtcacaacaagaaaacag GGCGGGACCCACGTACTTGTGATTTCTTTGAAGAACTTAAAGACATTCTTGGAGATAGGCCTGAAGTAGAACCTGTGAGAGTAGCCAGCAGCTACAGCTATGCTGATGAAACTGCCAACAACAGCAGTTATGATGCCTGCTACCACGGTGATACTGAACAATTATTCGATGATAAAGCAGATGCTGAAGACACAGGAAATCCACCAGCAGCCAAAAAGCAGGCAAGGGAGAAAGGACAAAACTCTGCCACTAACTCTACCAGAAAAGCTGGTACCAAGAGGGACATAGTTCAGCTCATTGAGCACATCGAACAGCAGAGATATGAGCAGGAAAAGGAAAAACTGAAGGTCCTCAAAGAAATGCAAACAGAGAGGATGACTGTAATGAAAAGTCTGGTGGACACTCTCAAAGTTATTGCAGATAGACATTGA
- the LOC134181634 gene encoding hemicentin-2-like produces the protein MRLLIASVVLLAIGPRLSHECPDGCVCTTEFVGDLLDPYVDCGVRDFTSVPEDIPDNTTHLNLRGNSIKHIPHGAFGGLHELLFLDLVGNGIRSIADGAFVNLTKLEILRLYYNDFDKLERTTLSGMPSLKRLLAYDAGISGLGASAFRDLPSIEEIDLSYNKIARVPSHSFINLPALEKVSLRHNRISTIELAAFMGLHNFTYLHLSNNRLKYIRDGAIIDVPRLRTLFLFSNPLVCDCEATWLYDFFKNRSVHSSYCESPIQLRAMRLSDLLRIEFCGGPRFSIQPMPTTYIQIGQSATLSCEALGTPHPQIFWSFEKKPIVNSHRYEVNSKGELLILYANREDSGTYHCTATSEAGAIVASAEVIVGNPPRLNETRAGHEGTLGEVGAKVGGTAVLRCPLDAHPSPGYVWRFNGVGFDLRNERWLVSEDGTLVVRDVREYEFGRYQCVARNSIGTAIYEIDLMKFRKPTLQTGLHTWMAPARSNVTLYCDIRGYPPPPISWFKDDTLIAHDGIIVYHTPTKSPLDDITTPHFVVTDRGNDTLNDTEELDGDVSGSGFPGLEPVEGNNHTLTESPLNYITAPPSVVTDRVLEPVEGYGVRERVTFRREVLVIVGALEDDSGLYECRGRNLMGSVNSSAYVLIGDAGNPRVQAYPKSQTIQDGQTAFLYCNVTGIPDPTVQWTFEDNRIYEDDNHRFLSSDNTLVITDVEPSDDGLYVCRAENIAGSHSNEIRLVVQSPPRFLRVSNYTSLMRRESVHVHCIVDKKVKPPTQLSWYFKGERLPSELFVRHEVTGDDHLLIVEADESDAGVYACLAENSVGRISHTFVVDVNVPVAIVKEPIDKDVILGSLAVFTCTAIGTPSPTIQWTINDSPISDVPARYDTHGGVGVLTVFDVKESDEGIVTCVALIGNVSAQAHARLEVLVSPTMLQPLEDVSFMKGHRARLECIVTGDPQPEVTWLRDGKAIAFDPRYKISIGPSSVLTIEDLKGSDTAQYTCVATSNVGSTTSSALLQVQDPPAVVGEQVITDVLRVGDVARLPCNASGEPKPTIRWITGTAPLPEDPRYTVAEDGSLIIFDVQAVDKGDYVCLAINDAGSVVVRTASLDVETDALSPYITVCPRSQTVDIYQEEQLLNALPMVALSRLSDGNLMVKVLRVEEMDLMCQGMAL, from the exons ATGAGGCTTCTGATTGCGTCAGTTGTGTTGCTAGCAATTGGTCCACGGCTTTCGCACGAATGCCCGGATGGATGCGTCTGTACAACGGAGTTTGTGGGTGATCTGCTTGATCCGTATGTAGATTGCGGCGTCAGAGACTTCACGTCTGTTCCAGAGGATATTCCGGATAATACGACACATCT TAATTTGCGAGGAAATTCCATCAAGCATATACCACATGGAGCATTTGGAGGATTACACGAACTCCTATTTCT GGATCTGGTTGGAAACGGGATTCGTAGTATTGCTGACGGCGCATTTGTCAATCTCACAAAACTGGAGATTTT AAGACTGTACTACAACGACTTCGACAAACTAGAGAGAACAACTTTATCAGGAATGCCGTCGCTCAAACGATT GTTGGCATATGATGCCGGCATCTCTGGTTTGGGTGCGAGTGCGTTTAGAGATCTTCCTTCTATAGAAGAAAT AGATTTGAGTTATAACAAGATAGCAAGAGTTCCTAGTCATTCCTTCATCAATCTGCCGGCTTTAGAGAAAGT ATCACTGAGGCACAATCGAATATCCACCATTGAATTGGCGGCTTTCATGGGTCTCCACAATTTCACCTACCT TCATCTATCCAACAACAGATTGAAATACATTCGAGATGGAGCAATCATTGACGTGCCACGTCTGAGGACTCT ctttttgttttctaatcCGCTGGTGTGTGATTGTGAAGCGACTTGGCTGTATGATTTCTTTAAGAATCGTTCAGTCCATAGTTCGTATTGTGAGAGTCCAATTCAGTTGAGGGCAATGAGACTCAGTGACTTGTTGAGAATCGAATTTTGTG GTGGTCCTCGATTCTCCATCCAACCAATGCCCACAACATACATCCAAATCGGCCAGAGTGCCACTCTCAGTTGCGAAGCACTAGGCACTCCTCACCCTCAAATATTCTGGTCATTCGAGAAGAAACCAATCGTCAACAGCCATCGATACGAAGTCAACTCGAAAGGCGAACTTCTCATTCTGTATGCAAACCGTGAAGACAGCGGCACGTATCACTGCACAGCGACCAGTGAAGCAGGCGCTATAGTTGCCTCAGCTGAGGTGATTGTGGGAAATCCCCCTCGATTAAATGAGACTCGTGCAGGCCATGAGGGAACACTTGGGGAGGTGGGAGCCAAAGTTGGTGGAACTGCTGTCCTTCGGTGTCCACTTGATGCCCATCCGAGTCCAGGATACGTTTGGAGGTTTAATGGTGTGGGTTTTGACTTGAGGAATGAGAGATGGTTGGTGAGTGAGGATGGTACGTTGGTTGTGAGGGATGTGAGGGAGTATGAGTTTGGTCGATATCAGTGTGTGGCGAGGAATTCGATCGGAACGGCGATTTATGAGATTGACTTGATGAAGTTTC GGAAACCAACACTTCAAACGGGTCTGCACACGTGGATGGCACCCGCCAGATCAAACGTCACTCTCTACTGCGACATTCGCGGTTACCCACCCCCTCCAATCAGCTGGTTCAAAGACGACACTCTCATCGCTCATGACGGCATCATCGTGTaccacacaccaacaaaatCGCCTCTCGATGACATTACCACTCCACATTTTGTGGTAACTGATCGTGGGAATGACACTTTGAATGATACCGAGGAGTTAGATGGTGATGTCAGTGGCTCAGGGTTTCCTGGTTTGGAGCCTGTGGAGGGTAATAACCACACACTAACCGAATCGCCTCTCAATTACATCACCGCTCCACCTTCTGTGGTAACTGATCGTGTTTTAGAGCCTGTGGAGGGTTATGGGGTGAGAGAGAGGGTGACATTTCGACGAGAGGTGTTGGTGATCGTTGGGGCTTTGGAGGATGACAGTGGGTTGTATGAATGTCGTGGTAGAAATTTGATGGGATCGGTTAACTCGTCTGCGTATGTGTTGATTGGCG ATGCTGGAAACCCACGTGTTCAAGCTTATCCCAAAAGCCAGacaattcaagatggtcagaCTGCATTCCTCTACTGCAATGTCACCGGCATCCCAGACCCCACAGTTCAGTGGACATTTGAAGACAACAGAATCTATGAAGACGACAATCATCGATTTCTATCATCAGACAACACGTTGGTCATTACAGATGTTGAACCGTCAGACGAtggtttgtatgtgtgtcgtGCTGAGAACATTGCAGGGTCGCACAGCAATGAAATCCGGTTGGTTGTTCAAA GTCCTCCCAGGTTTCTTCGAGTATCAAACTACACGTCACTGATGCGTCGTGAAAGCGTCCATGTGCACTGCATTGTTGACAAGAAGGTGAAGCCACCCACACAGTTGTCGTGGTATTTCAAGGGAGAGCGTCTACCGAGTGAGCTGTTCGTGAGGCACGAAGTCACTGGTGATGATCACTTGTTGATTGTGGAAGCTGATGAATCGGATGCTGGTGTGTATGCGTGCTTGGCGGAGAACAGTGTTGGGAGGATATCTCATACATTTGTGGTGGATGTGAACG TTCCGGTTGCAATTGTGAAAGAACCAATAGACAAGGATGTCATTCTTGGCTCACTGGCTGTCTTCACCTGTACAGCCATTGGAACACCTTCTCCCACCATTCAATGGACAATCAACGACTCACCGATCTCTGATGTTCCTGCAAGATACGACACACATGGAGGTGTTGGAGTGCTGACCGTTTTCGATGTGAAGGAATCAGATGAAGGCATCGTCACTTGTGTGGCATTGATTGGTAATGTGTCAGCACAAGCTCATGCAAGACTGGAAGTGCTAG TTTCTCCTACGATGTTGCAACCGCTCGAAGATGTGTCGTTTATGAAAGGACATAGGGCAAGACTTGAGTGTATTGTGACAGGAGATCCTCAACCGGAAGTGACGTGGTTGAGAGATGGAAAAGCAATTGCTTTTGATCCTCGATACAA GATTTCCATCGGCCCCTCCTCTGTCCTCACTATCGAAGATCTCAAAGGGTCAGACACTGCACAATACACGTGCGTTGCCACCAGCAACGTCGGCTCCACAACATCATCAGCACTACTTCAAGTGCAAG ATCCACCTGCTGTAGTGGGTGAACAAGTTATAACCGATGTGCTGCGTGTTGGTGATGTAGCTCGTTTACCTTGTAATGCGTCGGGTGAGCCGAAGCCGACAATCCGATGGATAACTGGGACGGCTCCACTGCCCGAGGATCCGCGGTACACTGTGGCTGAGGATGGgtctttgattatatttgatGTGCAGGCTGTGGATAAGGGAGATTATGTGTGTCTTGCTATAAATGATGCGGGCTCTGTGGTTGTGAGAACGGCGTCGCTTGATGTCGAAA CTGATGCTTTGTCTCCTTACATCACCGTCTGTCCTCGTTCTCAGACGGTTGACATTTACCAAGAAGAGCAACTTTTAAATGCTCTGCCAATGGTAGCCCTCAGCCGACTATCCGATGGCAACTTGATGGTCAAGGTATTGAGAGTGGAAGAGATGGATTTAATGTGTCAGGGGATGGCACTCTGA
- the LOC134181207 gene encoding uncharacterized protein LOC134181207, which yields MMVAVGSASLRWLFVFALGVPFLQAADTENVEVPAPSNIYGDSSVVFHSPHSIVASCNGWLDNTQCPLRQDLSRGLRLHYRFNNASNLAQDSTKNGYDGKVVGQVTQTSGVIGGGAHFAGTFSKTRHRHYIEIPNVINRRAYTVAMWANLSSPNAHNSLLMLHGGSLAWSTSYLWIFTSNRRIAVIQNQLDIRYEDFPLPVSRTHPHLVPRFSRSPLMTARTWHHIAVTYSEGRLSAYLDGLLAYEFINVDSVAITPITQHLYVGDCLCQEASYEIKGSIDDLRVYDRALSPLEVKQLSR from the coding sequence ATGATGGTTGCGGTTGGCTCAGCCTCTCTTCGGTGGCTCTTTGTCTTCGCTCTTGGCGTTCCATTTCTGCAAGCTGCAGACACAGAGAATGTCGAAGTGCCTGCGCCCTCTAATATATACGGAGACTCGAGCGTTGTTTTTCACTCACCTCACAGCATCGTTGCATCCTGCAACGGCTGGCTGGATAATACTCAGTGCCCACTCAGACAAGACCTGTCTCGAGGATTAAGACTACACTATAGGTTCAATAATGCAAGCAATCTAGCTCAGGATTCCACCAAAAATGGCTACGATGGAAAGGTCGTTGGTCAGGTGACGCAAACTTCGGGTGTCATAGGAGGAGGAGCGCACTTCGCCGGCACCTTCAGCAAGACTAGACATCGTCACTACATCGAAATACCCAATGTCATCAACAGGAGGGCATACACGGTGGCAATGTGGGCCAACTTGAGCTCACCGAATGCTCACAACAGCTTGCTCATGCTTCATGGAGGATCGCTCGCATGGTCAACGTCTTATTTGTGGATTTTTACCAGCAATAGAAGAATAGCGGTTATTCAAAATCAATTAGATATTCGATACGAGGACTTTCCTCTGCCTGTCAGTAGAACCCATCCTCATCTTGTTCCCCGGTTCAGCAGGTCTCCCTTAATGACTGCCCGCACTTGGCATCATATCGCTGTCACTTATTCAGAAGGACGCCTCAGTGCCTATTTGGACGGTCTGTTGGCTTACGAATTTATCAACGTGGATTCAGTTGCTATTACGCCAATTACTCAACACCTGTACGTTGGCGATTGTCTTTGTCAAGAGGCGTCTTACGAAATCAAAGGATCGATAGACGATCTACGCGTGTACGATCGTGCACTGAGTCCTCTCGAAGTGAAGCAGTTAAGCAGATGA
- the LOC134180899 gene encoding putative nuclease HARBI1, translating to MDEVSEILTAFGAVLAVSLAEESDLLISLLFNGLDFLGLLLGVLAHRRQHVRIAGFAEDVVPRYHPEDFRQHFRVSRRTASILVTALGHCRGIPRASDPQRRGILPVDVEKQLLVTLWFLATQEPFRSIGDRFGICNATAYRIVKRVISAVNRNWTPKIIRWPKDSASARYVIDGFHGRRGLQGVLGAIDGSHIAIKAPRSNQDAYINRKCFHSIVLQAVCDHRMFFRDCFAGYPGSTHDARVLKYSDLYDRITESVDTLFLFGSYLLGDSAYPLSSWLMTPYKDNGHLSEKQRNYNFLHSSTRMAIERAFALLKGRFRRLKYVDIDRLEDVPDIILAACTLHNICIMSENDIEHFVDSDDDNQEADGIDGLDEDGVEENNSIGNADGSRINIGKRKRDLIAEQLWEHCRVLT from the coding sequence ATGGACGAAGTTAGTGAGATTTTGACTGCGTTTGGAGCCGTTCTTGCCGTTTCACTGGCTGAGGAATCTGATTTGCTGATATCTCTTCTGTTCAATGGCTTAGATTTTCTGGGACTCCTTCTGGGGGTCTTGGCTCACAGACGACAGCATGTGCGAATTGCAGGATTTGCAGAAGATGTCGTGCCTAGGTACCATCCTGAAGACTTTAGGCAGCACTTTCGAGTTTCAAGGAGAACTGCAAGCATTCTTGTGACTGCTCTTGGACACTGCAGAGGTATCCCTAGAGCTTCAGATCCACAAAGAAGGGGAATATTGCCTGTTGATGTCGAAAAGCAATTGCTGGTAACATTGTGGTTTCTGGCCACGCAAGAGCCCTTTCGAAGCATTGGGGACCGATTTGGAATATGTAATGCCACTGCCTACAGAATTGTGAAGAGAGTCATATCAGCCGTCAACAGAAACTGGACTCCCAAGATTATCAGGTGGCCTAaagattcagcatctgctagatATGTGATTGATGGATTTCACGGTCGTCGTGGATTACAAGGGGTACTTGGGGCCATTGATGGATCGCATATAGCGATCAAGGCTCCAAGAAGTAATCAAGATGCATACATCAATAGAAAATGCTTCCATTCGATAGTTCTACAGGCTGTTTGTGATCATAGAATGTTCTTTAGAGACTGTTTTGCAGGCTATCCGGGGAGCACACACGATGCTCGGGTTCTCAAATACTCTGACTTATATGATCGCATTACCGAATCTGTTGACACTCTGTTTCTTTTTGGCAGCTACCTATTGGGAGACTCGGCATATCCTTTGTCATCTTGGCTAATGACTCCTTATAAAGATAATGGACATCTGTCtgaaaaacaaagaaactatAACTTTCTTCATTCTTCAACGAGAATGGCTATAGAAAGAGCGTTTGCTCTGTTGAAAGGCCGCTTTCGAAGACTGAAATATGTGGATATTGACAGACTGGAAGACGTGCCAGATATCATTTTGGCAGCCTGTACTTTACATAATATTTGCATCATGTCTGAGAATGATATCGAACACTTCGtggacagtgatgatgataaCCAAGAAGCTGATGGCATTGATGGGCTTGATGAGGATGGTGTTGAGGAAAATAATTCTATAGGTAATGCTGATGGCTCAAGAATAAATATTGGGAAACGTAAACGTGACCTAATTGCAGAACAGTTATGGGAACACTGTAGAGTTTTAACATAA